The following are encoded together in the Leptospira brenneri genome:
- the uvrB gene encoding excinuclease ABC subunit UvrB has product MANFKMVSPFKAAGDQVEAIENIAKSFGEGKNKVTLVGVTGSGKTFTMAEVITRVKKPTLILSHNKTLAAQLFREFKEFFPENAVEYFVSYYDYYQPEAYVPSSDTFIEKDMSMNEEIDKLRLRATSSLLERDDVIIVSSVSCIYGLGSPEDYMNSVVMLKIGDKIDRDQIIRKFLHIQYARNDIDFSRGNFRVRGDTIEIMPSYQEEGIRIELFGDEIDGLSKIDPLTGKVKTKLDRVVVYPAKHFITSGPKIKDAIEKIKTEMADQKDKFLKQGKHLEAERIESRTNYDMEMLVELGYCSGIENYSRHLTGRQEGERPACLLDYFPNLDFLLIIDESHVTLPQIGGMYAGDRTRKQTLVDFGFRLPSALDNRPLNFQEFETLTPMTLYVSATPDQNEINKSEAVIEQIIRPTGLLDPIVEVRPTTNQIEDLLNEIRLRIEQKERILITTLTKKMSEDLTDYYKEVGLKVAYLHSEIDTIERTEIIRDLRKGVYDCIIGINLLREGLDIPEVSLVAILDADKEGFLRNYKSLIQTIGRAARNVNGKAILYADRMTDSMKKAIDETERRRLIQEEHNKSLGITPQTIIKEIHDILPREMAEEDSKEEALKEMEKEFTLKKYKTKDKLRDALKREMLRYASDLDFEKAAMFRDKMLAFGPDKIES; this is encoded by the coding sequence ATGGCAAATTTCAAAATGGTTTCTCCTTTTAAGGCTGCCGGAGACCAGGTCGAAGCAATTGAAAATATTGCAAAGTCCTTTGGTGAAGGTAAAAATAAAGTGACACTTGTCGGTGTGACTGGTTCTGGAAAGACTTTTACCATGGCCGAGGTCATCACTCGCGTCAAAAAGCCAACTCTCATTTTGTCACATAACAAAACTCTTGCGGCACAGCTCTTTCGGGAGTTTAAGGAGTTTTTTCCAGAAAACGCCGTAGAGTATTTTGTCTCTTATTACGATTATTACCAACCAGAAGCCTATGTTCCATCTTCTGATACATTCATTGAAAAAGATATGTCAATGAATGAGGAGATCGACAAACTTAGGTTACGTGCAACTTCCAGTTTGTTAGAACGGGATGATGTGATCATTGTAAGTTCTGTTTCTTGTATTTATGGTTTGGGATCTCCTGAAGACTATATGAACTCGGTGGTGATGTTAAAAATTGGGGACAAAATTGACAGAGATCAAATCATTCGTAAGTTTCTTCATATCCAATACGCAAGAAATGATATTGATTTTAGTCGTGGTAATTTTCGTGTTCGCGGTGATACGATTGAAATTATGCCTTCTTACCAAGAAGAAGGGATTCGGATCGAACTTTTTGGGGATGAAATTGATGGACTCTCAAAAATTGATCCACTGACAGGAAAGGTGAAAACCAAACTAGATAGAGTTGTGGTTTATCCAGCCAAACACTTTATCACTTCCGGCCCTAAAATCAAAGACGCCATTGAAAAAATTAAAACTGAAATGGCGGATCAAAAAGATAAATTTTTAAAACAGGGAAAACATTTAGAAGCGGAACGAATTGAGTCTAGAACCAATTACGATATGGAAATGTTGGTTGAACTTGGTTATTGTAGTGGAATTGAAAACTATTCACGTCACCTAACAGGAAGGCAGGAAGGAGAAAGGCCGGCTTGTTTACTCGATTATTTTCCGAATTTAGATTTTTTACTTATCATTGACGAGTCTCATGTGACTCTACCTCAAATTGGAGGGATGTATGCAGGGGATAGAACCAGAAAACAAACATTAGTTGATTTTGGATTCCGTCTTCCCAGTGCTTTGGACAATAGGCCTTTGAATTTTCAAGAATTTGAAACCCTTACTCCAATGACTTTGTATGTTTCTGCAACTCCTGATCAAAATGAAATTAATAAAAGTGAAGCAGTCATTGAACAAATCATTCGGCCTACCGGACTTCTCGATCCGATTGTAGAAGTTCGTCCCACCACAAACCAAATCGAAGATTTATTAAATGAAATTCGATTGCGTATCGAACAAAAAGAAAGGATACTCATCACCACTCTGACCAAAAAAATGTCAGAAGACTTAACCGATTATTATAAGGAAGTGGGTTTGAAAGTTGCCTACCTCCATTCGGAAATTGATACGATCGAAAGAACGGAAATCATCAGAGATTTGCGTAAAGGGGTTTATGATTGTATCATTGGAATCAATTTACTAAGAGAAGGGCTTGATATTCCAGAAGTCTCTCTGGTTGCCATTTTAGATGCTGATAAAGAGGGATTTCTTAGAAATTATAAGTCCCTCATTCAGACCATTGGTCGTGCGGCAAGGAATGTAAACGGTAAGGCAATTTTGTATGCCGACCGAATGACTGATTCCATGAAAAAAGCAATCGACGAAACTGAACGTCGCCGTCTAATTCAGGAAGAACATAATAAGTCATTAGGGATCACCCCACAAACGATCATTAAAGAAATTCATGATATTCTTCCGCGGGAAATGGCGGAAGAGGACAGTAAAGAAGAAGCTCTCAAGGAAATGGAAAAAGAATTCACCTTGAAGAAATATAAAACCAAAGACAAGTTACGTGATGCATTGAAGAGAGAAATGTTAAGATATGCATCTGACTTGGATTTTGAAAAAGCTGCAATGTTTCGTGATAAAATGTTAGCCTTCGGGCCCGATAAAATAGAATCATAA
- a CDS encoding transglycosylase domain-containing protein, whose protein sequence is MIKQSNSFVLILEVLYGHLIDLLRFFWVRRVKFFTLGFVLAVFLSFFFLGGAYVVWSGEEARVHKSLEKYRSEVSNFYDSFQPKSIKILDRSGKVMGEFYRRNFRPIRTDNLAKHNVIVWAVLSSEDREFFAHSGLNYTAIGRAVVTNLIQFRLSQGGSTISQQLAKLTLNLGKRNLFNKLTELYCTFYIESQYSKEEILAMYLNQIFLGEGNTGVEEAARYYFRKPASELSPEEAALLVGIIPAPSVYNPVRNLGIALSRQKRVLYDMARNPELHPSQKEIPVKFSDSIELNLKKFRTIYKIKESKDEEGNPKYSSEIGKYGADKDFRVNLAPDFNSEIRRFILERFSNEDLEERGLLVYTTLDLEKQRLAEEALRVGVDSVRTDLTKQESDYQNKGKADLAEVTRAILPQLSGSMISLDPETGDIEAMVGGYKISNVFRFNRAEDARRQPGSTIKALVYALAFEKRIVNPSSKIKDEKLDISGYSPKNWYKGYKGDITVRQALAQSVNTVSVKLLHEIGISYFIQKLSAILSIPEEEADSRFQRNLSLALGSGELSPMELSVIYATLMNGGRRVTPRKILKITDLDGNEFYSTVANEAAEQILDPVACAMAINTLQSVLTEEGTMTLKRKEGEPFLYAGKTGTVQSPKLKASRWKGLKGVRDVWFAGLTPRNVTVVWVGHDEGAPFPGSGSGVSGGIWYRYTQNVKSKLGMGNQLIPNFVGDFVKVDVCADDGTILETTSDYICKVPLYAQYYYIGDLPPKRAGFVKPEPPTQNTNLTPEPVDGDDESEISTYDSQGSRIQPTAVDSVELEPPLIENRRARYNEETP, encoded by the coding sequence ATGATTAAACAATCCAATTCTTTTGTTCTCATCCTAGAAGTGTTATACGGACACCTAATTGATCTTCTTCGTTTTTTTTGGGTCAGAAGAGTTAAGTTTTTCACTCTTGGGTTTGTTTTAGCTGTTTTTTTGTCTTTTTTCTTTTTAGGTGGGGCTTATGTAGTTTGGTCGGGAGAAGAAGCTCGCGTACACAAATCTCTTGAAAAATATAGATCTGAAGTCTCCAATTTTTATGATAGTTTCCAACCAAAGTCCATAAAGATCTTAGATCGAAGTGGAAAAGTAATGGGTGAATTTTATCGCAGGAATTTCCGACCCATTCGTACAGACAATTTAGCAAAACATAATGTAATTGTTTGGGCTGTTCTTTCTTCAGAAGATCGGGAATTTTTTGCTCATTCGGGACTAAATTACACAGCAATCGGCCGTGCGGTGGTTACCAACTTAATCCAATTTCGTTTGTCGCAAGGTGGATCTACTATTTCGCAACAGTTAGCCAAACTTACGTTAAATTTAGGAAAACGAAATTTATTTAATAAACTAACCGAACTGTATTGTACTTTCTATATAGAGAGCCAATACTCAAAAGAAGAAATTCTGGCGATGTACTTAAACCAAATTTTCCTTGGTGAAGGGAATACGGGAGTAGAAGAGGCAGCCAGATATTACTTTAGAAAACCTGCATCCGAACTAAGTCCAGAGGAGGCGGCTCTCCTTGTTGGAATCATTCCTGCACCAAGTGTTTATAATCCTGTTCGTAATTTAGGAATTGCCCTATCAAGACAAAAACGCGTGTTATATGATATGGCTAGAAATCCGGAGTTACATCCCTCGCAGAAAGAAATACCTGTTAAGTTTTCTGATTCCATTGAACTAAATTTAAAGAAGTTTCGAACCATTTATAAAATTAAAGAATCAAAAGATGAGGAAGGAAATCCGAAATACTCGAGTGAAATTGGGAAGTATGGTGCTGACAAAGATTTTAGAGTGAACTTAGCGCCCGATTTTAATTCAGAGATTCGGAGATTTATTTTAGAGCGATTTTCGAATGAAGATTTAGAAGAAAGAGGATTACTTGTTTATACTACATTGGATTTGGAAAAACAAAGACTCGCAGAAGAGGCTTTACGTGTAGGTGTTGATTCCGTTCGAACTGATCTCACAAAACAAGAGTCAGATTACCAGAATAAAGGTAAGGCCGATTTAGCCGAAGTGACTCGCGCAATTTTACCACAATTGAGTGGTTCTATGATTTCACTTGATCCAGAAACTGGTGATATCGAAGCCATGGTGGGTGGTTATAAGATATCCAATGTATTTCGATTCAACCGCGCCGAAGATGCAAGAAGGCAACCTGGGTCTACAATCAAAGCTCTCGTTTATGCACTCGCCTTTGAAAAACGGATCGTAAATCCATCCTCCAAAATCAAAGACGAAAAATTGGATATCTCTGGATATTCTCCCAAAAACTGGTATAAAGGTTACAAGGGTGACATTACAGTCCGGCAAGCATTGGCACAATCTGTGAATACAGTTTCTGTGAAGTTGTTGCATGAAATTGGAATTTCTTATTTCATCCAAAAGTTAAGTGCGATCCTCTCCATTCCCGAAGAAGAGGCAGATTCCCGTTTCCAAAGAAATTTATCATTAGCACTTGGATCCGGGGAACTTAGTCCTATGGAACTTTCTGTGATTTATGCGACTCTGATGAATGGTGGAAGGAGAGTCACTCCAAGGAAAATTTTAAAAATCACTGATTTGGATGGAAACGAATTTTATAGCACTGTAGCTAACGAAGCCGCAGAACAAATATTAGATCCTGTTGCTTGTGCTATGGCAATTAATACCTTACAATCTGTCCTTACGGAAGAAGGGACGATGACATTGAAGAGAAAAGAAGGCGAGCCGTTTCTTTATGCTGGGAAAACTGGAACAGTTCAATCTCCAAAACTAAAAGCCTCACGATGGAAAGGGTTGAAAGGGGTTCGTGATGTTTGGTTTGCTGGATTAACACCAAGAAATGTAACAGTTGTTTGGGTAGGGCATGATGAAGGTGCACCGTTCCCTGGATCCGGTTCAGGAGTCTCTGGTGGAATTTGGTATCGGTATACACAAAATGTAAAATCGAAGTTAGGAATGGGAAATCAGTTGATTCCCAATTTTGTTGGAGATTTTGTTAAAGTGGATGTTTGCGCTGATGATGGAACGATTTTAGAGACCACATCCGATTATATTTGTAAGGTGCCTCTTTATGCGCAGTATTATTATATCGGAGACCTTCCACCCAAACGAGCTGGTTTTGTGAAACCAGAACCACCCACTCAAAACACAAACCTAACACCAGAACCGGTTGATGGGGACGATGAATCTGAAATCTCTACTTATGATTCACAAGGGAGTCGCATCCAACCAACGGCTGTGGATTCTGTAGAATTAGAACCACCACTTATAGAAAATCGGAGAGCGCGGTATAACGAAGAAACGCCTTAG